The Kitasatospora setae KM-6054 genome contains a region encoding:
- a CDS encoding acyl-CoA dehydrogenase family protein: MTSTAPPSAVPEADPAAPAAPAAPAGGFRLRKPDLSRLDEITAALADTAGEYDRTGEFPHAAIELLHEAGLLTATVGEEWGGPGVSFSDLARILLALGRGDTSVALIATMTLVPHVLAPGRPWPEALYRRILAESAERPTLINHARAEPDTGPGGGTVARRTAKGWAITGRKRFVTGAEGLAYFLLWAVTDEPQPRLAVFVVPGDAPGVEILPTWRQLGMRATVSNEVVFTDVEVGPDDLIEFDGFDAPRPAGGGPAPDQEHANAILLISASLYLGAARAAQDHVHHVGYTKVPHQLGRPVGVTERFRRTAGEIEVLLSTSEQLILAIAGKLDRGEVVSGVEALAAKVAVIRDLTRAVELAVRLLGSAALSQTGPLERIFRDVQAAGVHAPQEDAALLGIGTSALNDYGQRFA, from the coding sequence ATGACCAGCACCGCTCCGCCCTCCGCCGTGCCCGAAGCCGATCCCGCCGCGCCCGCCGCGCCCGCCGCGCCCGCCGGTGGCTTCCGGCTGCGGAAGCCCGACCTGTCCCGGCTGGACGAGATCACCGCAGCGCTCGCCGACACCGCGGGCGAGTACGACCGGACCGGCGAGTTCCCGCACGCGGCGATCGAGCTGCTGCACGAGGCGGGGCTGCTGACCGCGACGGTGGGCGAGGAGTGGGGCGGGCCGGGCGTCTCGTTCAGCGACCTGGCGCGGATCCTGCTGGCGCTGGGCCGGGGCGACACCTCGGTGGCGCTGATCGCCACCATGACGCTGGTGCCGCACGTGCTGGCGCCCGGCCGCCCGTGGCCGGAGGCGCTGTACCGGCGGATCCTGGCCGAGTCGGCCGAGCGGCCCACCCTGATCAACCACGCCCGGGCGGAGCCGGACACCGGCCCGGGCGGCGGCACGGTGGCCCGGCGGACCGCGAAGGGCTGGGCGATCACCGGCCGCAAGCGCTTCGTGACCGGCGCGGAGGGGCTGGCGTACTTCCTGCTGTGGGCGGTCACCGACGAGCCGCAGCCGCGGCTGGCGGTCTTCGTGGTGCCGGGCGACGCGCCGGGCGTCGAGATCCTGCCGACCTGGCGGCAGCTGGGCATGCGGGCGACGGTCAGCAACGAGGTGGTCTTCACCGACGTGGAGGTCGGCCCGGACGACCTGATCGAGTTCGACGGCTTCGACGCGCCGCGGCCGGCCGGCGGCGGCCCCGCGCCGGACCAGGAGCACGCCAACGCGATCCTGCTGATCTCGGCCTCGCTGTACCTGGGCGCGGCCCGGGCCGCGCAGGACCACGTGCACCACGTCGGCTACACCAAGGTGCCCCACCAGCTGGGGCGGCCGGTCGGCGTCACCGAGCGGTTCCGCCGGACGGCGGGCGAGATCGAGGTGCTGCTGTCGACGTCCGAGCAGCTGATCCTGGCGATCGCCGGGAAGCTGGACCGCGGCGAGGTGGTGTCGGGGGTGGAGGCGCTGGCGGCGAAGGTCGCGGTGATCCGCGACCTGACCCGGGCGGTGGAGCTGGCGGTGCGGCTGCTGGGCAGCGCCGCGCTGTCGCAGACCGGCCCGCTGGAGCGGATCTTCCGCGACGTGCAGGCCGCCGGGGTGCACGCCCCGCAGGAGGACGCGGCCCTGCTGGGGATCGGCACGTCGGCGCTGAACGACTACGGGCAGCGGTTCGCGTGA
- a CDS encoding LysR family transcriptional regulator → MTRTLDIGALRSLAAIGDHGGFHRAAAALGISQSAVSQHVRRLERTLGHALVERSGRGIRFTATGELALAEARRVLAAHDEALVRLGVTEPAEAGYLIGSTEHVAEGVLPAITRTVTSQLPGRTVRFRLDRGGRLHEALDEGALDAAVFIGDSGGRSGEVAGGVPLSWFAAPDWDTPDPAMPVPLVAIDGPCVLRDRALTALRAGGRRVTVIAEAAQLAGVIGAVRGGLGVALLADHGPPPPGLVRLRDLPAVPPEPLYLRYRVGAPEQLTGALRSALDNLAPRL, encoded by the coding sequence ATGACCAGAACACTGGACATCGGCGCACTGCGCAGCCTCGCCGCGATCGGCGACCACGGCGGGTTCCACCGCGCCGCGGCGGCGCTGGGCATCTCCCAGTCCGCCGTCAGCCAGCACGTCCGGCGCCTCGAACGCACCCTCGGGCACGCCCTGGTGGAGCGCAGCGGCCGCGGCATCCGGTTCACCGCCACCGGGGAGCTCGCCCTCGCCGAGGCCCGCCGGGTGCTCGCCGCCCACGACGAGGCGCTGGTCCGGCTCGGCGTCACCGAGCCCGCCGAGGCCGGCTACCTGATCGGCTCCACCGAGCACGTCGCGGAGGGCGTCCTGCCCGCCATCACCCGCACCGTGACCAGCCAACTCCCGGGCCGGACCGTCCGGTTCAGGCTCGACCGGGGCGGCCGGCTGCACGAGGCGCTGGACGAGGGCGCGCTCGACGCCGCCGTGTTCATCGGCGACAGCGGCGGCCGGTCCGGCGAGGTGGCCGGCGGCGTCCCGCTGTCCTGGTTCGCCGCCCCGGACTGGGACACGCCCGACCCGGCCATGCCCGTCCCGCTGGTCGCCATCGACGGCCCCTGCGTGCTGCGCGACCGCGCGCTGACCGCGCTGCGGGCCGGCGGCCGCCGGGTCACCGTGATCGCCGAGGCCGCCCAACTCGCGGGCGTGATAGGCGCGGTGCGCGGCGGCCTCGGCGTCGCGCTGCTCGCCGACCACGGCCCGCCGCCGCCCGGACTGGTCCGGCTGCGCGACCTGCCCGCCGTCCCGCCCGAACCCCTCTACCTGCGCTACCGGGTCGGCGCGCCGGAGCAGTTGACCGGCGCGCTGCGCAGCGCGCTGGACAACCTGGCCCCCCGGCTCTAG